From the genome of Variovorax sp. RA8, one region includes:
- a CDS encoding NAD kinase, with product MTSSFRRVALIGKYQASGARAPAGALDEIMEGIGAFLESQGCEVFVEQPDEGETAQTRYAGLSVEEIGRQCDLGLVVGGDGTMLGIGRQLACYGLPLIGINRGRLGFITDIALNDYQTVLIPMLAGDYEEDHRSLMQANVVRKGLSVFNALAMNDVVVNRGATSGMVELRVSVGHHFVANHRADGIIIASPTGSTAYALSAGGPLLHPAVPGWVMVPIAPHSLSNRPILLPDADEVSIELVGGRDASANFDMQSLATMAIGDQIVVRRSEYRVRFLHPRGWSYFDTLRKKLHWNEGGS from the coding sequence CTGGCGCGCGAGCGCCGGCCGGCGCTCTGGACGAGATCATGGAAGGCATCGGCGCCTTTCTCGAATCCCAGGGCTGCGAGGTCTTCGTAGAGCAGCCGGACGAGGGCGAGACGGCGCAGACCCGCTATGCCGGCCTGTCGGTCGAGGAGATCGGCCGGCAATGCGATCTGGGCCTGGTGGTGGGCGGCGACGGCACGATGCTCGGCATCGGGCGCCAACTCGCATGCTACGGCCTGCCGCTGATCGGCATCAACCGCGGGCGGCTGGGCTTCATTACCGACATCGCGCTGAACGACTACCAGACCGTGCTGATCCCGATGCTGGCCGGCGACTACGAGGAAGACCACCGCAGCCTCATGCAGGCGAATGTGGTGCGCAAAGGGCTCTCGGTGTTCAATGCGCTCGCCATGAACGACGTGGTCGTCAACCGCGGCGCCACCTCGGGCATGGTGGAGCTCCGGGTTTCGGTCGGCCATCACTTTGTCGCCAACCATCGCGCCGACGGCATCATCATCGCGTCGCCCACCGGGTCCACCGCGTACGCGCTGTCTGCCGGAGGCCCGTTGCTGCATCCGGCCGTGCCGGGCTGGGTGATGGTGCCGATCGCTCCGCACTCGCTCTCCAACCGCCCGATCCTGCTGCCGGACGCGGACGAGGTCTCGATCGAGCTGGTCGGCGGGCGCGACGCGAGTGCCAATTTCGACATGCAGTCGCTGGCGACCATGGCCATCGGCGACCAGATCGTGGTCCGGCGCTCCGAGTACCGCGTGCGCTTCCTGCACCCCCGAGGCTGGAGCTATTTCGACACGCTGCGCAAGAAACTGCATTGGAACGAAGGAGGTTCCTGA
- the recN gene encoding DNA repair protein RecN: MALRRIALRDFVIVRALELDLAAGFTVLTGETGAGKSILIDALQLALGNRADAGAVREGAERLDVSAEFDAEPTLAAWLDEGGFEAGEALLLRRTVDLQGRSRGWINGSPATATQLRELGDRLLDIHGQHAWQSLTRPDAVRGLLDAYAGAEDAVAVLAQAWQGWRHAIAALDKARSAQDSLQRERERLQWQVGEVMKLAPGADEWEELSASHTRISNAQALIDAAEGACGALEDDESGALAALSRAVTLLRDCEHIEPAFKELGEVLASSVAQASDAAHSLHGYLRQADTDPQRLAELDERMGLWMSLARRYKRTPAELPSLLASWQAELQALDAQSDLEALERAEQAAQQAYLKEARALSKARKQAAPRLAQAVTQAMQGLGMQGGRFEVSLETLAEPARHGLEDVAFLVAGHPGSTPRAIGKVASGGELSRIALAIAVTTSQLGAAQTLIFDEVDAGVGGAVAETVGRLMKQLGRDRQVLAVTHLPQVAACADHHLLVAKQQTSAKSRGGIRTESSVSVLDDDTRTREIARMLGGERVSQTSLAHAREMLGKKTPEVSA; encoded by the coding sequence ATGGCACTGCGACGCATCGCCTTGCGCGATTTCGTGATCGTGCGTGCACTCGAACTCGACTTGGCCGCCGGCTTCACCGTGCTGACCGGCGAGACCGGCGCCGGCAAGTCGATCCTGATCGACGCGCTGCAATTGGCACTCGGCAATCGTGCGGACGCCGGCGCAGTGCGCGAGGGCGCGGAACGCCTCGACGTCAGCGCCGAGTTCGATGCCGAGCCTACCCTCGCCGCTTGGCTGGACGAAGGCGGCTTCGAGGCCGGCGAGGCACTGCTGCTGCGCCGGACGGTCGATCTCCAAGGCCGCAGCCGCGGGTGGATCAACGGCAGCCCGGCCACCGCCACGCAGTTGCGCGAACTCGGCGACCGGCTGCTCGACATCCACGGCCAGCACGCCTGGCAGAGCCTGACACGTCCCGATGCCGTGCGCGGGTTGCTCGACGCCTATGCCGGCGCCGAAGATGCGGTTGCCGTCCTCGCTCAGGCCTGGCAAGGATGGCGCCACGCCATTGCGGCGTTGGACAAGGCACGCTCGGCCCAGGATTCGCTGCAGCGCGAGCGCGAACGCCTCCAGTGGCAGGTGGGCGAAGTCATGAAGCTCGCGCCGGGTGCCGATGAGTGGGAAGAACTCTCGGCCAGCCATACCCGCATCTCCAACGCGCAGGCGCTTATCGACGCCGCCGAAGGCGCCTGTGGCGCACTGGAAGACGACGAGAGCGGCGCGCTCGCAGCGCTGAGCCGGGCCGTCACGCTTCTGCGGGACTGCGAGCACATCGAGCCCGCCTTCAAGGAATTGGGCGAAGTGCTGGCCTCGAGCGTGGCCCAGGCTTCCGATGCCGCGCATTCCCTGCACGGCTATCTGCGCCAGGCCGACACGGACCCGCAACGGCTCGCCGAGCTGGACGAGCGGATGGGCCTGTGGATGTCGCTCGCCCGCCGCTACAAGCGCACCCCGGCCGAGCTGCCCTCGCTGCTCGCCAGCTGGCAGGCTGAGCTGCAGGCCCTGGACGCCCAAAGCGACCTGGAGGCGCTGGAGCGCGCCGAGCAGGCCGCGCAACAGGCCTACCTGAAAGAGGCCAGGGCCCTGAGCAAGGCACGCAAGCAGGCCGCCCCGCGATTGGCACAGGCGGTGACGCAGGCCATGCAAGGCCTCGGCATGCAGGGTGGACGCTTCGAGGTTTCGCTGGAAACGCTGGCCGAGCCCGCCCGCCACGGACTCGAGGACGTCGCCTTCCTGGTCGCCGGCCATCCGGGCAGCACGCCACGCGCGATCGGCAAGGTGGCCTCCGGCGGCGAGCTCTCGCGCATTGCGCTGGCGATCGCGGTCACTACCAGCCAGCTTGGCGCCGCGCAGACCTTGATATTCGACGAGGTCGACGCCGGCGTCGGTGGCGCCGTGGCCGAGACCGTCGGCCGTCTCATGAAGCAGTTGGGCCGCGATCGCCAGGTGCTGGCGGTGACCCATCTGCCGCAGGTGGCCGCCTGCGCCGATCACCACCTGCTGGTCGCCAAGCAGCAGACGAGCGCGAAGAGCCGGGGCGGTATCCGGACCGAGAGCAGCGTGTCGGTGCTCGACGACGACACCCGCACCCGCGAAATCGCTCGCATGCTGGGCGGCGAGCGCGTGTCGCAGACTTCGCTCGCGCATGCGCGAGAAATGCTGGGCAAGAAGACGCCGGAGGTTTCGGCATGA